AAGCGGGATCGCCACCAGTTGCCCGCCCACCAGCGCCATGATCCCGAGAAACAACAGCACAAACGGAATATCCATCGCCGCGCCGACGGTCGTGGAGGTCAACAGCTCGCGCACCTGATCGATTTCGCGCAGCTGCGAGATAAACGATCCGGTGGATTTCGGCCGTTCGTCGTTTTTAATCGCCATCGCGCGGGCATAAAACAGTGACGACACATTGAGATCGATATGCTTGCCCATAATGTCGGAGACATGCGTGCGGGCAAGGCGAATGAAAAACTCAAACAGCGCCGCCAGCAGCACGCCGAAAAAGAGCACCCACAGCGTCGGGAACGACTCCGCCGGGATCACGCGGTCATAGACCTGCATTGAGAACAGAATACCCGCCAGCGCCAGCACGTTGCCGAGCACCGACGCCAGCGAAATCTCCGCAAGCTTACGTCCGGTGTGCCGGAAGTGGCGCCAGAACCAGTGCTGCTCGTACGGCCGGGTGAAATCATCGATGCGCGCGTCGCGCCCGCGGGCGGCGATGCCGAGCAACGCCACCTCCGGTTTGACGCGCTTCAGTAACTCATCCAGCGGCTCTTCGCGCACCAGGTCACCGCCTTCGCTCAGCCAGTAAGTCACCACGCCGTCGGCGTCGATGGCTTCCAGCAGCATCAGACCGCCCTCTTCCAGCTGCACGATGACCGGCAGCGTCTGGCTGTTCCAGCGCATGTTGTCAATCGGCGTCAGGCGCACCTGTAAGCCCATCAGCGCCGCGAGCCGGTCAAGTCGCGGCGCGAGCGGCAGATTTTCAAACCAGCGCATCTGCTGGCGCACCGCCGGCGCGTCGGCGGGCAGTCCGAAACGCCCTGCCGCGCGCGTCATGGCGCGGATCCAGCTTTCGGTATCGGGGATCTGAGACATTGCTACTCCTTAAAATGCCGCGCTTACAGCGACGGCAGCGTATCGCCGGTCATCCGGGCGCGTTCAATGCCAAGCATATCGAGCAGGTTATCCACCGCGGCGGCGTAGCGCACCGCGGCGTCCCACGCGTCATAGCGGGCGGTAATGGCCAGCGTGTCGGCCTGAAAAACGTCCTGTTCGATGCTCAGAAGATCGTTAAGGCTGCGCTTGCTGAGACGGTATTCATCGCGGTACACCTCCCGGGCGTGCCCGGCGCTGGCGATCTGCTGTTCGCCCGCCTGCTGGCGCTGCTGCGCCCCGGTCAAATCGGCCCAGGCGGTGGCGGCTTTCTGGTTGATATCAAGCTTGCTCGCCTCGACATCCGCGCGCGCGCTGGCGCGATCGCCCTCTGCCGCCTCCACGCGGGCGCTCACCGCGCCGCCCTGATAGACCGGCGCGTCCACCACCAGCTGTACCTGGTCATCCCAGTAGTTGGCATTGTCGTTCTGATAGCGCGTGCGCCCGGCCTGCACCGAGACCGTCGGCCAGTGCTGGGCCTGCGCCTGGCGGATGCGCTGTTCGGCGGCGAGCTGTCTGGCCTGGGCGGCGCGCACCGCGTTGGTCTGTTCATAACGCAGTGATTTGAGCGTAATCGGCTGGCGCAGCAAATCCTCCGGCAGATCCGGCAGCGTGTCGGCCACCACGCCAGTGAGCACGCTTAACGCCGCCTGGGCCGAGCGCGTCTGGGCGCGATATTGCTCAAGTGTTGCGTTCATCCCGGCGATGCGGCTTTGCGCCTGTAACACATCCGACTGCGTGCTGAGCCCGGCCTCTGAGCGTAAATCCGCCATATTCTGTACCGAGCGCAGCGATTCCAGATTGCGCTCAGCGGCCGCGGCGAGGCTCTGGTAGCGACGCACCTGTAAATACGCCTGAAGCGTCTGCATCCCGACCTGGTTCAGGGTGTCGTAAAGCTGAAAACGGTAGGCTTCGGAGAGATTTTCCTGCTCGTCGATGCTACCGCCGGTTTTGCCGAAATCGTAAATCAGCTGCTTAAGGTTCACGCCGCCTGCGGCGTTGCTGTTGAGGGAGCCGGAGGAATCGGTGCGGTGGTTACGCCCGACGTTGCCCTGTAAGGAGACTTGCGGAAACCAGGCGCTCTGCGCCTCTTCCAGGTTGGCCTTGCCGACGCGGATTTGCGCTGCGGCCTGCGAGATTTTAGGGTTGCGCGCAAAGGCGCGAAGTATGGCTTCTTTTATGGTGAGCTGCGCCTGCAGCTGTTCGGCCGGGGCGTTCTGCCAGGCAAACTCCTCCTGTGAAACGGCGGGAAAACTGATTAAAACGGTTGTCAGCAGCAATGCCAGCCGCCGGTAGCGCATTATTTTATTGTGCATCCTGTTTCCACCTTAAAAGCGCCGCCTGCGCGGCTGGTGATATTGTTAAAATGACGCAGGCGCCTCATCCCTGAGGCGCTGTCGTGTTAAACCATATTGACGTGCAATCCGTGCTGGATCAGGACATCCCCCAGGGTGTTGGTTTGCGAACTGTTATGCCAGACGTCGAACTGCACGCCGTCCACTTCCCGCTGTCCGCTCACTTCCCAGATATCGCTGCCGCCTTTCACCAGATTGACCTGATCCCCGTTGACGCCTTTGACGAGCAGATCGTCTTCCGGTTTGTCGGTTAAGGTCAGCGCCTGGTGCAGATCCAGCGTCAGGCTGTTGGTGCCGGACTTACCGAGATCGAAGATCTCGATGTGCTGGATCTGGCCGCTCAGCGCGGTCAGGTCGAGTTTGATATTGACGCCATCGATAACCAGCGTGTCGGTACCCGCGCCGCCGTCGAGCGACGCGAAACCGAGCGTGGCGAGATGAATCGTGTCGCTGCCGCTGCCGCCCTGCAACGACTCGCCGCTCAAGCTGGTGCCGTCGGCGAGATCGATGCTGACGCCGCCGATGGTGTAACCGCCTGCGACGCTGGCGCTGTCATCCGTCGTGGTGGCGCTGTCATGGCTGGTCTGTTCCGTGGTGGCCGCCACCGCGGCGATTTTCGCAGTCGTCGCCGTCTGCTGGCTGTCGGTCTGCGTGGCGGTCTGGCTGTTCTCATCGGAAAGCGCGAGCAGCGACGCCTCGTGCTCGACGCTCATGGCCGCGAACGTCGGGTTCGGGTTCGTGGTGGAGAGGATCTGCCCACCGAGGCTGACGTTCAGGTAGCCGGTGTTGCCCGCCACATCCGTGGCGTAAATATTCAGCACGCTGGAGAGCGACAGCAGTTGCAGAATATTCAGCCCCAGACCGAGCGTGGCGGACCAGTTACCGTTGCTGTCAGTCAGCGCCGTGGTATTAACCGTCCCGTTCAGCAGCGACAGATGCACCACCGAGCCCGGCGCCAGGTTGGTGGAGCCGCCGCGCAGCGTCAGTCCGGTTGAGAGCAGCGTAAGCGGGTTAAGGCTTGCGAGCGGCGTAAACGACAGCGTCGGCGTGGTGAGTTTTACCGTCACGTCGCTGCTGGTGCTGTTAACGTTGCCCACTTTATCCGTCACCGACACGCCCACTTTCAGCGCGCCGCTGGTCAGCCCCTGCAAAATGGTGCTGGTGACCGGCAGCGTCCAGGTGCCGTCGCTGCCGACCGTCGCGTTATAGGTATTGGCGCCGAGCGTCACTTTCACCGTCGCGCCGTCCGCCGCGCCGCTGATTTTCCCGCTGATGGTCTGGCCGCTGCCCGCTTCGCTGACGTTCAGATAGCCGTCGTTGCCAAACAGCGAGGTCAGCGACACGGCCGGCAGCGAGTGGGTAATCACATTCAGCACGCCGCTGGTGCTGGTGCTGTTGCCCGCCGGGTTGGTGACGCTGGCGTTCACCGTCAGCGTGCCGTCAAGCAGCCCGCTGAGATCGGTTTTCGGCACCGACAGCTGCCAGGTGCCGTCGTTACCGACGGTCGTGACGTAGTTTTTACCGCCGAGCGACACCGTGACCTGCGAGCCCACGGCGTTGGTGCTGGTGCCGGTAATGGTCTGGGCGCTCAGGATATCGGTGGCGTTAAGGCCGTTATCACCAAACAGCGAGGTAATGGCGAGCGTCGGCAGCGCGCCGATGTTCACCGTCAGCCCGCCGCTGGCGGTGGTGGTGTTGCCTGCCGCATCGCGCGCCGTCACGGTAACGTTCAGCGGGCCGTCAGCCAGCCCCTGGAGGGAAGTGGTCGGCACAGAGACTTGCCAGGTGCCGTCGGCGCGCACCGTGGTGTTAAACGTCAGCGCGCCCAGTTTGACCGTCAGCGCGCTGCCCGCCGCCAGGTTGGTGGCGGTGCCGCTGATAAGCTGCGGGCTCAGCAGGTCGCTCAGGCTCAGGTTGCTGTCGCCAAAAATCGGATTGACCGCCACCTGCGGGAGGGCCTGGACAATCGCGCTAACCACCTGCGAGCCGGTCGCCACGTTGCCCACCGGGTCGGTGACGCTGGCGCTGACCGTCAGCGTGCCGTCCTGGACACCCTTCAGCGTCGCGGCCGGTACGCTCACCGACCAGGCGCCGTTGTTGATCGCCGCCGTGAAGGTAGTGCCGCCAACGTTAAGCGTGACCGTACCGCTCGCGAGATTGCTGGTGCCGCTAATGACCTGCCCGGCGTTCGCTTCCGCCGCGTTCAGCCAGCCGTCGCCGCCGAAGAGCGTATTGATAGCGACCGTCGGCAGCGTGGTAATGCCCACCACCACCGGCGCGCCGTTTACCGTCGTGGTATTGCCGTCCGGCGTCGTGATAGTCACGCGCGGCGTCAGAGAGCCTTCCGCCAGCGAGGCGAGATCGGTCGGGTTAAGCTGAATGCTGAAGCGTCCGCCGGTGCCTACCGTGCCGGTAAAGGTTCGCGAACCGAGCGCCACGCTGACGCTGGAGCCCGCCGTCGCGTTGGTGACCACGCCAGAAATCGTCTGGCTGACCAGCGCGTCGGTGGCGTTCAGCAGCCCGTCGCCGAAGACCGAGAGCGACGTGAGCGCAGGCGCCACCAGATCCAGCGTCAGCGATCCGGTCGCGGAGGCGGTGTTGCCGTTGGCGTCAGAGGCGGTCACGGTCACCGTCTGGTTCCCGGTGGCTAATCCTGTCAGCGCGCTCTGCACGGCTTCCGGCAGATTCACGCTCCAGACGCCGTTCGGGCCGACCGTCGCCGTAAAGGCCGGCGTACCGCCAATCTGAATGGTGATGGTCTGCCCGGCGAGACCAGTCGTGGTGCCGCTCAGCGTTCCCTGCAACAGCTCCGGGATACTCAGCGTGCCGTCGCCAAACAGCGAGCCGATGTTAATCGTCGGCAGGTTATTAATGGCGACGTTAAAGGTCGCGCCGGTCGTGTTGACGTTGCCCGCGTTATCGGTGACCACCACCTGGAGCGCGGCTTGGCCATCCGGCAGCGCGCCGAGCAGCGTGGACGGCAGCGTCGCCGTCCAGCGTCCGGCGTCGTCTACTACCGCCGTCAGGCGCTGACCCGCGAAGTTAACAATGATGGACGAGACATTTTCGGCATTGCTGACGACGCCGCTGATGGTCTGGTTAACGGTGCTTTCGGCGAAGTTAATCAGGTTATCGGTGCCGACCAGCACCTGGCTTACCACCGGTACGTCGGTCAGCGCCAGGTTGATGTCGATGATTTCGTTACGCACGTTGCCGAAGGCGTCGGTGACGTTCAGCTGCACCTGCAGGGTGTTATCGACAATGCCCTGCCAGAGGCTCGGCGGGAAGTCGACCGAGATGCGCCCGTCGCCGCCCACCAGCGCGTTAAGCGGAATGTTCACATCGGTGCCGACCAGCGTCGCCGTCACCGTCGCGCCGCGGTAGTCGCCGCTCAGCTGCCCGGTCAGCGTCTGGGTCACCAGCGATTCCGCCACGTTCAGGATGCCGTCGCCGCCGAACAGATCGTCCACCAGCACGCCAAACCCTTTATTCAACGCCACATTCAGCGCCACGTTATTGGTGGAGGTGTTGCCCTGCGCGTCGGTGGAGGAGATGTTGATCACCTGCGCGCCGTCGGTCAGCGTAGTGAGATCGACCTGCGGGAAGGTGTAGTTCCAGTTGCCGTCCTGATCCACGGTGGCGGTTTCGGTCAACGGCCCGAGACGCAGCGTGACCGTCTGGCCCGGCTCGCCGGTGCCCTGCAGCACCAGCCCGCCCGCCGCGTTCACGGTGTTGAGCACCGCAGGCACGCCCGCGGCGTCCACCGTCAGCAGCGGCCCGTCGGCATTGAGGGTGACGGTACGGGTATCGGTATCGGTGTTGCCCGCCGCGTCGGTAAGGGTCGCGGTGACGGCGTAGGTACCGTCAGGCAAGCCGGAGACCGCGCTTTGCGGCACGGTGACGCTCCACGCGCCATCCGAGCCGACCACGGCGTAATAGGTTTCACCGTTAAAAGTGACGGTGACCTGGCGGCCCGCCTCGGAGGTGCTGGCGGTGCCATTCAGCACCAGCGGCTGCGTGGCCTCGGTGGCGTCTATCACGTTATCGCCCGCGATAGCGCCGACGGTCACCTCCGGCGGCACCGTATCGAGCGCGACCGTCACGTTGGTGGTGGCGGGCGTGCCGCCATCGGTCGTCGCGACGATGGTGTAGTTGCCCTGATCCGGGAACTGCGTGGCGGGCACATCCAGCGACCAACTGCCGTCCGGCTGGACGGTCGCTGTGCCGACGGTCGCGCCGTTAACCTGCACGGTGACCTGCGTGACGTCGCCGAGCGTGGTGCCGGAAATCGTCACCGCATCGCCCAGCTCGCCCGCGTTAATGATGTTATCGCCCGCGACCGGGTTAATGGCGACGGCGACCGCCGGCGGCGTGGTGTCGATATCCACGTTTACCGCAGGCGCTGTCGCCACGTTGCCCGCTTTATCGGTGACCGTCGCGGTGATCTGCTCGGGGCCGTTAGCCAGCGTCGCCAGCTGCGCCGGAGAAAGCTGAAGCGACCAGGTATTGCCGTTCTGCACCGTGGTGGTAAAGATTTGTCCGGCCAGGGTGACTGTAATGGTCTGCCCCGGTTCGACGTTAGTGACCGTCCCGGTAATCTTCTGGGTCTGCTGGCTCTCCGCCCCGCTCAGGCCATCGCCGCCAAACGGCGCGTCGATGGTGAGCGTCGGCGCGGCAAGCGACACATAGAGCGGCGCGCTGGTGACGGCGGTGTTGCCCGCCCCATCCACCAGGCTCACATTCACCGATTGCAGGCCGTTGGGTACGCCCGCCCAGTCATCCGCCGTGAGATTCAGCGTCCAGGTGTTGCCGGTGACGGTTACGCTTTCAGGCCCGAAGGTTTTGTTGCCGATGGTGACGGTGATCCGGCTGCCCGCCGGGAGATCGCTGGTCAGCGTGCCGCTAATGGCGCTGGCGGCCCCCGCCTCGGCGATATTCACGTAACCATCGCCAAACAGCGGCTGCGTGAGCGCCACCTGCGGCGGCGTCAGCGCGGCCTGGAATGTCACGTCAATATCGTTGCTATTACCGAAGTTATCCTGCGCCACAATGGTCAACGTGTGTTCGCCAGGCGTCAGGCCGGAGAGCGCGCCCGCCGGAAGCTCCAGCGTCCAGTTGCCTGCGTTGTCGACATCCGCCACATAGGTGGTGCCGTTAACGTCGATAGTAACGGTCACATACTGGTTATTGCCCGTAATACCCGTGGTGCCGGCAAGCGTCAGCGGCCCGTTGGCTTCGCTGATGTTCAGAATGTCGTTGTCGCCAAACAGCGTGGTGGCCGCAGGCGCCGGCAGTTGCGTCTGTACCTGGAACGAGCCCGGTTCGCTGTCGACGTTGTCGAAGGCGTCGCTGACGTTCACCAGGAAGTTTTGCGTACTGCCCGGCGTCAGGCCCGTAAACGCCGTCGACGGCAGGGTCACCGACCAGTCGCCGTTCTCCAGCACCGTACCGGTGTAGGTGGTGCCGTTCAGCACAATCTCTACCGTCTGGCCCGCCCCGCTGACGCCGGTGCTGCCGGTGATCGTCTGGGCCGCGCCCGCTTCGGCGTTATTGAGCGCGCCGTCGATAAACGGCGTGTTGATGGTGGCGTCCGGCACGGCGTTAATACGCGCTTCAAAGCTGGTGGTGCCGGTGTTGGTGTTGCCCGCCGTATCGGTGACGACCACGGTGACAGGGATTGTGCCATCCGGCAGCGCCTGGAGCTGCGCAGGGGTAAGCGGCAGCGACCAGTTGCCGTCGGCATCGACGGTGGCCTGCACCATCGCCCCGTTATTAAGGCTCACCATCACCGTAGCGATGCGGCCGGCAGGCAGGTCCGTCGTCCCGCTGAGCGTACCGCCCGCGGCGGCTTCAGCGACATTGAGCACGCCATCGGTAAACGGTACCGTCACCACCGGCACCGGGAGCGGGTCGGCATAGACGGTAAAGGCGGTATCCGGGCTGGTCACGCTGTTGCCCGCGCGGTCGGACACGGTAACGGAGAGGGTGTGATCGCCTTCCGCCAGCGCGCTTAGCTGCGCAGGCGTCAGCGCCACCGTCCAGTTGCCGTTGTTATCGACGGTGCCGGTAATCGGCCGGCCCCCGTCGATGCTTATCTCTACCGTCTGACCCGCGCCGGTCAGCCCGGTATTGCCGGTGAGCTGCTGGCCGAGCGCGGCTTCATTCTGGTTGATGCTGCTGTCGCCGAAGAGCGGGTCCGGTACGGCCGCCGTCGGCAGGGTACGCAGCACGTCCACCTCCACGCCCGCCGTCGCCGGGTTGCCGTATTGATCCTGCGCGGTGACGGTCAGCGCGTACTGGCCGTTTTGCAGCGCTTCCAGCGCGTCCGCGCCGACGTTGATCTGCCATGCGCCGTCTGCGCCGATGGCGCCGTTCAGCCTGACATCGCCAATGGTGACCACAATCGGCGTACCTTCCGCCAGGCCGGTCGAGGTGCCGCTGATGACGCCGCCGTTCTGGATTTCAGCCAGGTTAATCAGCCCGTCGCTGAAGACGGCGCCGATCGCGAGCGTCGGCACGGTGTCATTACCGACCGTGACCGGCAGCGGCAGCGTGCTGGTGTTGCCATTCGGCGTAGTGACGGTAAGCGTCAGTTCCTGCGGGCCGTTATCCAGCGCCTGCAACTGCGCCGCCGGAATGGTGATGCTCCAGCTGCCGTCATTGCCCGCCACGGTGGTCAGGGTCTGGGTGCCAACCACCAGTTCAACGGTGGCGCCCGCCGTCGTGGTGCCGCCGAGCGTCTGCTCGGTCAGCGATTCGCTGACGTTCAGAATGCCGTCGTCCAGGAAGCTGCCGGGGTTGAGGCCGTTCGCGGGCGCGGCGGTATCGACCGTCACGGAGCTGCTGTCGGTCGCCGTGTTCTGCGCCGCGTCGCGGGCGGTGGCCGTAACCGTATAGGCGTCATCAGGCAGAGCGGAGAGCGCCGAGGCCGGTACCGTCACGCTCCACTGGCCGTTAGCCCCGGTCGTGCCGGTATAAGTGACGTTATTAAACACCACGCTGACGATCGTGCCCGGCGCGAGATTCAGCGAG
This DNA window, taken from Cronobacter universalis NCTC 9529, encodes the following:
- a CDS encoding TolC family outer membrane protein, whose amino-acid sequence is MHNKIMRYRRLALLLTTVLISFPAVSQEEFAWQNAPAEQLQAQLTIKEAILRAFARNPKISQAAAQIRVGKANLEEAQSAWFPQVSLQGNVGRNHRTDSSGSLNSNAAGGVNLKQLIYDFGKTGGSIDEQENLSEAYRFQLYDTLNQVGMQTLQAYLQVRRYQSLAAAAERNLESLRSVQNMADLRSEAGLSTQSDVLQAQSRIAGMNATLEQYRAQTRSAQAALSVLTGVVADTLPDLPEDLLRQPITLKSLRYEQTNAVRAAQARQLAAEQRIRQAQAQHWPTVSVQAGRTRYQNDNANYWDDQVQLVVDAPVYQGGAVSARVEAAEGDRASARADVEASKLDINQKAATAWADLTGAQQRQQAGEQQIASAGHAREVYRDEYRLSKRSLNDLLSIEQDVFQADTLAITARYDAWDAAVRYAAAVDNLLDMLGIERARMTGDTLPSL
- a CDS encoding Ig-like domain-containing protein: MAVQNNLSPTVDILNQDTGNVITHYSQNADRVVNLSQTSIVRINASPETVNFYERHGNDLIVHMKDGTTVRYQNFFHLDAEGQHSELIFEDDNGVHHALFPFASEPGPAVAEAITPTLTDASLGALVGAEGLTTLQALGGIAAIGAISGVAIAASNSSDNGSNDDNNNGGGGDNGGGDNGGGDNGGGDNGGGETPDPAEIALDPLTDDNLLNSSEVLQNQVLTGVVDAANAGLTITVTLNGNTFTGVIGADGSWSVTLPASALQALPQGLNTITVTLVDVNGNTVNQTADINVDTVAPALQLVPFTGDVLSGEQAGTTQILRGSTGIAEEGQTVTVTLNGKTYTATVGADGSWQAAIPSTDLLALQDGQQYVLSVSITDLAGNTTTSETRFTVNFDQPVLTVDPLTADNALNGAELANDQVLSGSTQNIAAGTVVTVTLNGQNYFATVGGDGTWQVTIPSGDLQALANGSATLTVSVPNGNGAPITVTDAIPVDRTVPSVAIAILSTDDYLNAAEATQPLEIRGFTTVTGPGAQVTVAFNDKTYTAVLDSAGNWSVVIPAADLATLPDGPRTVTATVTSGQTTATADRVINVAINDLPEPTIVTPFGDGALSAADLQQNQTLSGNTGVSGSGQTVTVQLGSQTFTTTAGADGGWSVTIPASQLQTLPPGQTPIVVTVTDGAGNSASSNASVTVDTTPPTLSLYAITDDGKLNAQELTTDQVLSGNTSEAGQTVTVTLNGQTYTTTTGSDGNWQITLPAADLGNLAPGANPIVVTTTDAAGNSVQVTDTLNVKTAQPSVTVAPFTGDNALDAAEIKTAQPLQGSVTNAEPGSVVTVAIGAWSTTATVDAAGNWRVDVPAVVLQGLANGDNVIQVSVTDTWNQTTTIPAPITVDTAASGVAISIIADDDFINRTEADSPLTIRGTSAGLPANTDITVTLNGTTYTATVDANGNWQTTVPAAALQGLADGAYEVTATAQQGGVSDSHTLTVIINNLPDTSIDPLFTDGTLSQAEAGVDQVLTGSTGVTGAGQAVTVTLNGQAYQGTVDVNGNWSVTLPSGALDSLTGNDSPVPLQIVVRDAAGNSQTTTTDFTVDVQAPTLTLNPFTQDDAINITEASQAQPFSGVAAGAAQGDAIVVTLNGKTYNTTVTGANGEWSVNIPAADLQALPNGQAQFSVTATDAAGNTSTATRPITVAVDPARAPLLTIDPVGGDGVIDAGERASGVTLSGTATNVTAGQTVTITLGDDTFTGVVDSAGRWEVNLPADALTGLANGTYTVTAAVSDAAGNSVSLDRGFSVDTDISALTVAPVTGDNRVSLDDVAGGLVLSGSSVNFAPQTTLTITLNGKQYTATTGADGSWSVTVPRADALAISDGKATLTVSGADENGAVISGSQSFTIITTVLPEVTLNTPFTDGIISAAEVSAGGALSGSTGVSGAGQTVTVQFGGETYNAVVDSGGNWSVTLPPAALQGLTEGSTPLVVTATDAAGNQNTSQSTVTVDLTAPVLTVNDITADRIVNATEAAQPLTISGSATPFDPQNPQTVLVQIGGQSYSALVQSDGTWSVTLPAGALATLPDGPVSVIATVSDAAGNTTSERVSLTLDASPANAPLVAVNTVATDNFINAAEAQSPLQITGTTTRVEPGQTVTVTLNGQTYTGDVQPEGTWTVTVPTTALAQVADGQQIIGVTVTDASGNQAFVQYPVTFTAQPGSQPQLTLNAIAGDDIINSQESGQDLTITGTSLNLAPGTIVSVVFNNVTYTGTTGANGQWSVTVPASALSALPDDAYTVTATARDAAQNTATDSSSVTVDTAAPANGLNPGSFLDDGILNVSESLTEQTLGGTTTAGATVELVVGTQTLTTVAGNDGSWSITIPAAQLQALDNGPQELTLTVTTPNGNTSTLPLPVTVGNDTVPTLAIGAVFSDGLINLAEIQNGGVISGTSTGLAEGTPIVVTIGDVRLNGAIGADGAWQINVGADALEALQNGQYALTVTAQDQYGNPATAGVEVDVLRTLPTAAVPDPLFGDSSINQNEAALGQQLTGNTGLTGAGQTVEISIDGGRPITGTVDNNGNWTVALTPAQLSALAEGDHTLSVTVSDRAGNSVTSPDTAFTVYADPLPVPVVTVPFTDGVLNVAEAAAGGTLSGTTDLPAGRIATVMVSLNNGAMVQATVDADGNWSLPLTPAQLQALPDGTIPVTVVVTDTAGNTNTGTTSFEARINAVPDATINTPFIDGALNNAEAGAAQTITGSTGVSGAGQTVEIVLNGTTYTGTVLENGDWSVTLPSTAFTGLTPGSTQNFLVNVSDAFDNVDSEPGSFQVQTQLPAPAATTLFGDNDILNISEANGPLTLAGTTGITGNNQYVTVTIDVNGTTYVADVDNAGNWTLELPAGALSGLTPGEHTLTIVAQDNFGNSNDIDVTFQAALTPPQVALTQPLFGDGYVNIAEAGAASAISGTLTSDLPAGSRITVTIGNKTFGPESVTVTGNTWTLNLTADDWAGVPNGLQSVNVSLVDGAGNTAVTSAPLYVSLAAPTLTIDAPFGGDGLSGAESQQTQKITGTVTNVEPGQTITVTLAGQIFTTTVQNGNTWSLQLSPAQLATLANGPEQITATVTDKAGNVATAPAVNVDIDTTPPAVAVAINPVAGDNIINAGELGDAVTISGTTLGDVTQVTVQVNGATVGTATVQPDGSWSLDVPATQFPDQGNYTIVATTDGGTPATTNVTVALDTVPPEVTVGAIAGDNVIDATEATQPLVLNGTASTSEAGRQVTVTFNGETYYAVVGSDGAWSVTVPQSAVSGLPDGTYAVTATLTDAAGNTDTDTRTVTLNADGPLLTVDAAGVPAVLNTVNAAGGLVLQGTGEPGQTVTLRLGPLTETATVDQDGNWNYTFPQVDLTTLTDGAQVINISSTDAQGNTSTNNVALNVALNKGFGVLVDDLFGGDGILNVAESLVTQTLTGQLSGDYRGATVTATLVGTDVNIPLNALVGGDGRISVDFPPSLWQGIVDNTLQVQLNVTDAFGNVRNEIIDINLALTDVPVVSQVLVGTDNLINFAESTVNQTISGVVSNAENVSSIIVNFAGQRLTAVVDDAGRWTATLPSTLLGALPDGQAALQVVVTDNAGNVNTTGATFNVAINNLPTINIGSLFGDGTLSIPELLQGTLSGTTTGLAGQTITIQIGGTPAFTATVGPNGVWSVNLPEAVQSALTGLATGNQTVTVTASDANGNTASATGSLTLDLVAPALTSLSVFGDGLLNATDALVSQTISGVVTNATAGSSVSVALGSRTFTGTVGTGGRFSIQLNPTDLASLAEGSLTPRVTITTPDGNTTTVNGAPVVVGITTLPTVAINTLFGGDGWLNAAEANAGQVISGTSNLASGTVTLNVGGTTFTAAINNGAWSVSVPAATLKGVQDGTLTVSASVTDPVGNVATGSQVVSAIVQALPQVAVNPIFGDSNLSLSDLLSPQLISGTATNLAAGSALTVKLGALTFNTTVRADGTWQVSVPTTSLQGLADGPLNVTVTARDAAGNTTTASGGLTVNIGALPTLAITSLFGDNGLNATDILSAQTITGTSTNAVGSQVTVSLGGKNYVTTVGNDGTWQLSVPKTDLSGLLDGTLTVNASVTNPAGNSTSTSGVLNVITHSLPAVSLTSLFGNDGYLNVSEAGSGQTISGKISGAADGATVKVTLGANTYNATVGSDGTWTLPVTSTILQGLTSGALKVGVSVTDKVGNVNSTSSDVTVKLTTPTLSFTPLASLNPLTLLSTGLTLRGGSTNLAPGSVVHLSLLNGTVNTTALTDSNGNWSATLGLGLNILQLLSLSSVLNIYATDVAGNTGYLNVSLGGQILSTTNPNPTFAAMSVEHEASLLALSDENSQTATQTDSQQTATTAKIAAVAATTEQTSHDSATTTDDSASVAGGYTIGGVSIDLADGTSLSGESLQGGSGSDTIHLATLGFASLDGGAGTDTLVIDGVNIKLDLTALSGQIQHIEIFDLGKSGTNSLTLDLHQALTLTDKPEDDLLVKGVNGDQVNLVKGGSDIWEVSGQREVDGVQFDVWHNSSQTNTLGDVLIQHGLHVNMV